GAAAGACCATTGGAAAGGGAAGCAAAATCTCTTTTTGGATGCAACAGGGAAGCCAAAGCTCTCGATGACTTGTGAGACTTTGGAATACTCGTTTAGGTAGTAGTCCCATTTTACTAGTTAGAGTTTTAAATACAAATGACATAGTGGTAGGTACGTCTTCGCCAACCAACCACGGACGGGGAGGACGTGAAGGATACCATATCTTATTCTAGCTAGGAAGGAGTCTTCCATCTTGCAAGGTAAATATGAAGAATCTTCTTATCAATTGATGCCAAACTAATACAACCGAAGCATTGCGGATCATATggttttgtttaaaaaaaattctttttctccAATTTGATACTTAAATTCCCGTAAAACTTGGAAGAATCTTTCCCTCCTCGGCTGTTGCGATCCTTTTTTGTTGTTTGGTGAAGGGTTATCTAAGCCTAAGCATCTTTCAGTAACTGCCGATGGAGGTATCCATCGATGCGGACAAAGATTCAGTccgtcacgtgaggtattgtccactctGATCCATTGAcctcacgattttatcctttaaaaagtatctcatatgaaaaataaaaattttctttttataagtGCGAGTCTCTCTAGACTCACAACCGATGTAGGACTATTagtgccctccacattattaaAACCACAACAGAGCCTCCAGTCAAGGGAGACTCTGATGTATACAGTACGAAGAGTTCCACAGTCAGTCGAGACGGACCTCAGTCCCAAGAAACTGAGATAGACCTCGATCTCTATCTGGAGCGCCATTATTGCGGACAAGAGCTCGATCCGTCACGTGAGATATTGTCCGTTCTGGCCCATGGACCTCATGATTCTATCCTTTAAAAGGCGTCTCACatagaaaagatttttttctctttataagtGCGAATctctcttgactcacaaccgatgtagGACTATTGATATCCTCTACATTATTAGAATCAGACTCCAATTTATTTAGATATGTTCATCATTCAAGCCTAAACCATAGTTTGGGCTTGATCATTTTCTAATCTAATATTTAGCCATCACCAAGCAGTTCATGGATGTATTGATCCACTGAAGCCCAGTTTTCTGGAACATAACGGCCTATTTGAACTTAGTCCAGCTCAAAGCAGCTACTGCAAGCCCAAAAGGAAGCCCAATTACTCCAAGTATGTTTCCTTTTTAGCGATGGCAAAATCGATCCGATCCGATGGATATGCATCCTATCCAAATCCAgttaaatctgaaaaaaaaagtttgatcggATTTGGGTTTGGATTTGGGTAAAACTCAAAAACTGTAGCATGGGTATGGATAGGATATGGATAGTGCTGTTTTCTACCCGAACCCAAACTCGATCCGAACCTATGAGTATggataatatccgaacccatacctaaatatatatatttataattttactttgataattttattttgattaataatatgtataaaactattttgattatttatatattctatgttgaattgtatttttatatttgatttctataaatctgaacttataaattatgtcttatgttgaattgataattttgttttgattgataatatatataaaattattttggtcgtTTATCTTTTTTAAGTATGAGATAGGTATGGAGTGGGTATGGGTTGGATATGGAGAAATGAATTATCCGTAGGTATCTCCGAACCTGTTGGATATGGTGATGgatatctctttttttatccGATCGGATATCGAATAGAGTTTGGATATAGaatattaaatttgaatttagagATGAATAGTACAATATCCAATTCAAATCCTATCCATTGTTATTTCTATCCTTCTTTCTGTACATGCATATAAAGCCTACACTGCAATTGAATAGTTGGTTAATTAATCTAGGCCTGGTTGTCCAAACAAGGGCTTAGACGGCAAAAGTCCAATCTGATTACATGCACGACACTTTTGGCTGGCCTAAAGCTTCGATGTCAAGGCAAGCATGGGCTGGGCAAAGCTCGGGCCAACTCGTATATGATTCTTGTTCTTGAAatgataataaatatatattgctAATACTCCTCTCACTTCTGAAAACATAGTTTGTGCATCAAACACAATCAGAAACAAGTTCAacatatatgaaaataaaacatagaaaataaatatgaaatatacaATATCAAATGAATCAAAACAAAATAAATGTGTAAAACAGAAATTTAACATTGGATCAACTAAATGcatgacaaaaaaattaaaaagaaagtatATGAAAATAAGTTGGTAAATATGGTACAAAGGATAAAATTTTAGTCCTGGTCATACAAAGGTAAATACAATACAAAGGATAAGTTGGTAAAAATTTGTTATAAACTATCAAATTTTCGTCCAAATCAGGAGTTTGTTTCCAAAAAGTACCGATTCTCTTATTAAACTCATATTATTCACTACCTCAGTTCTACAAATATTAAGCTCCATTTGCCGAGGGACCTAAACAATTTTGGCATAGTGGAGAAAGGGTATGAATGCAGAATAAGAATTGGCGCAAGACCTTAGCTCTCTTTGGTGTGCATGTTTTATTTCTCTTcaattatttctataaaattttatatacataatGCTATAAGCTTTGGTCTTATTATCAGTGATCTCATGCTAAGTTGTTTCTACCGtgtgcatagaaataaatttataaaaaattatttattaaaattattttatcatgtatattttaaattattcaaTAAAAAGTCAACATATTATTCattgtagaaaaaaatttattattatcaagatcgattaaaaaatttttatgaaaaattctaTGTTTCATGATTAACtaatttttgttatttttaaaaaaattatctcattttgattgatatgttaattttttattggaagattcaatatatatatatatatatatatatatatatatatatatataatagaatgGTTCTTACTATTAACTTCTGCGCAACATTCATTTCATTTCACAATCTATTCAGCCTACGCTGCCCCGGGACACAGCAACTGCACCTACCGACATTGCTTCAACGGAACTCCAAGCCCACTCCCATTACCAACTCCCGGagtaaagaaggaaagaaagaaagcagcgGGAGATCTATCGAAAAGGGTGAAGAATCCCTTCCCCTCTTTGCCTCCGATCCCGGAAACGCCaaccttaaccctaattaaatGGGGGAAGTGAAGAAGGTCTTCTGCATCGGGACGGCGGACACCAAGCTGGAGGAGCTCCGTTTCCTCTCCGAGCGTATCCGATCCGATCTCATTACCGTCTCCAAGGGTTCTTCCTTCAAGGTATCAAGAAAGATCTCCGGATTCTTCGTGGTTTCGTCCTGTTTCTTGATTTCTTGACTTCCCAATGGGTAATGGTGCGTCTTTTTCGCGATTCTTGAATTGTTGTTTTCTTGATTTCTTCTGAACGGAATCTTTGAACTGGTTCCGTTGAATCTATCTCCACTTCACTTCTTTGATGCCTCTGTTCGTATAGGATGTCTTCATTCATGAGGAAAAAAAAACTTGGTAACAGTTCAATGCTATCAGTTTGGTGTTAGGATTCATTAAGGGTTATTTACCGAGGAGTATGCTCCATTTTCTGAATTCTTGGCATCTTGATTAGTAATAGTGTGTCTGTTTCGAGTTTAAAGTGGATTACTTACCCTAATGAGCTTGAACCGGTTAGgatgaatcatttttttttttcatgcctaGTTCTGTCTTTTGAAGTTTTTATCGAGATTCAAGGATTGCATGTTGTtcgattttaatatttcaaatggtTGCGTGGATTTAATATAATATgaaaagatgttactttgtgttAAACCCTTCTAGTTAGGTGTTAAGATTGGTTTTTGGGTTATGTCCACTCCCATTTTGATCTTTCAAATTATTGCATGAAGTATATGCAATACAAAAAGATTTAGTTTTTGTTGACTTCAAGCAAACTGGCTTTCAGATATTTCATTTtcctaaattcaaaaaaaattgatctgtaTATATTCAACAAAAGCTTTAGCATTTGGTACACATAAGTTGTGGTTATTGCCAGTTATTTCTCAAGAGAATGGTGATGATTTCTGGTCTTCATTGTCCCACACCAAGGTTTATCTCTTAACTTTTGGTTGTTTACACAAGTCATGCAGGAGCTATTGTGTTCTAGTTCTAGCTACTGTTGTAGTCATATGCGGATACTATTTTTTGATTCATGAGGTAAGTGTGCGTATGAATTCCATATATGAACAATGGAGGGATCTTCCCTTGTATGATGCTATCTGTATTGTAACACCAAAGCCCTTGTGCCACATGTCTGTAAGTCAAACATCTCTACTTAGATTGGACAGGAAACTGATAAACCACATTTACTTCCCACCcttctttataatttttatgacATGATATGAGATTTGCTAATCTCTACAAAATAAGTACTATTTCCTTTCACGAAAAGTTTTCTTTACTTTCTAAAATAAGCAGCTTCATTTGTCTCTCCATTTTACATTTCTGCTGGCAACTTCTTCAAGCTCCAGCATTTACTAATTGTTCCCAGTATcacaaaaggggaaaaaaaaaagcactGTCTTTCTCCAAAATTATAAGTTTTTCACCAATGTTGATGGCATATCACATGAGGCTATGCTACCATCTTACTAAAAAAGCATTATGTTTTCAGTATATAAACTCTTAATAACATAGAGCTAGAATGGTAAGTGAATTAAAGGTATGGAATGCAGAACTGCATCTATCAATTCATATGCCTCatctcaaaagatttaaaatgatgacaTTACTATGATGAGTCTAGCAGCAAATCCTCATTAAATTACCATAATGATCCATGTTAGGAACAAAAGGCCATGTGTCTTCTCTTATAGACAGTCTGTAAGAGTAGCAAGGAAATTTATGAAGCTCATGAGGCCTGTAAACTATTACAAATCTAGTCCATCATAGTCATTTTCAAATGCCTCTTCCCTTCGGAAGAATTGTGGATTTGAGTGCTAAATTGAAACTATGGTGGAAACTATTGTTGGATGATGCTTTTCCATAGTAGAATAAGCGAACTGCAAGAGTAATAGGGATAAAAGTGATAATGACCTCAATTAAAATGGATTGCCAGGGGATATTCCCATgtgattattctaatattttgatttttgacaCAGAAGAAAATGAGAGGCAGATTACAGATATTTGTAAAACAGTGAATGGATGAAGTAGAATATTCTTTGGATTTATGGATGGAGATGATCATCACATATCTTCAATaggtgaagaaaaaaattttgggggtGATAATAGCAGTGCTTCTTGGAACAGAATGGTGAAAAATGGGGCCTCCCTCATAGTAATATAAGCGTTGCAAAGATGGTTATAAAGTGCTTATGTAGGTAAAAGAAATTACACATGTTTACTGGATTTATGGAGCTGTATCAAGAGATGAATTGGTGAGAACCAATTTAGATCTCATGGGCATGTGGAATCAAAACCATAATGATCTTAGTAAGGAGTTGGGCTTGGGTATGTGTTGAAAGTTACGTAAATGAGGGGAAGAACTATAAAAATCTGCATAGATGTTATAAGAAAGATCTAATATTTTTGTTGAACAGTGATCAGTGATTAATTAGGATCTGACTTGTTGGTTATGGCTATGATTTATTAACAACACAAGCAACAAGCTTATAGTATTGCCTACCTCTAtattgggacatctgatggaaacATCCATGCAGCGGAACCTCTCCTAGGTCATCTTCATGCGAACATGGTATTTTATCCACTGATTATGCACCAAAAGGCTAAAAAAAGGAAGTTATTTGTGGGCATGAGTTCCTGAAAGTGCTCCATTAATGATGATGTTATATCATTGCACTGAAACTGTCAAAATTTAATGGCTTAAGACTCAAGATTTAAGGATCAGCTTAATTATTGCATAAACAATTAATTTTCTGTATCAAATCTTATTCAGTGTATATCATTAAAGTTATACTGTTTGCTTTAGATGCATAGCACCTCATTGTTAATTAATTGCTACTAGCAAAAAGTTGTTTCTTTTCAAGTGAAAGAAAGCTATTGAAGTCTCAATTAGCTACTGGAACTTGCTTATTTTGTTTGTACCAGCTAGATGGTTTGCACTGGCTGGAGTAAAATTAAGAACTTGGAATGGATATTATCAGCAAGGATTTTATTTACATTTATGATTTGCTTCATTCACATCAATGAAGTTGAAATCTCCTTATCTGATGATTCTGGTTGTTGCTGTTTCCATATGCTATTTATCAAATTATCATGAGATATCTCTACTAAATATAGGTTCTTTTCTGGCTGTGTACTGCTTACATCAAAGAACTTTTAGGGATTATTCCTGATGGATGGAGGAAACATGATCCTAAAAGTTAAGATTGTTTGGAAAACTGCATGCTCTTGAAGTACTGATGAAGTGACATGAATCTTCTTTTATATGGAAATGGTAGGTGCAAGTTAGTGTGATCGATGTCTCCACTGATAAGAAGAAAATAGCAAGTTTGGAAGACATTTCTTTTGTGAGCAGGGAGGATGTTCTTTCCTGCTATTTTGGTATTGAAGGGCATTCTCCTTACAAGCTTCCAGATGACAGAGGTGAAGCAATTGCAATAATGAGCAAGGCTCTTCGGTGTTTCCTAAAGAAAGCTCATGAAGATGGCATCCTTGTTGGAGCTATAGGCCTTGGTGGCAGTGGGGGAACTTCCTTGATTGCTCCTGCATTAAGATCTCTTCCTCTAGGAGTGCCTAAGCTCATTGTCTCTACTGTGGCTAGTGGTCAAACTGAACCTTACATTGGGACATCTGATCTCACACTGTTTCCATCAGTTGTCGACATCTGTGGGGTCAACAATGTTAGCAGGGTAGTATTGTCTAATGCTGGAGCAGCTGCTGCTGGAATGGTTATTAGAAAATTGTTGATATCTGATGATCCTAGTGAAATGACTAAGAAACCGACTGTTGGCATAACTATGTTTGGAGTTACAACTCCATGTGTAAGTGCTGTGAGAGAAAGGCTGATGAAACATGGGTTTGAGACACTTGTATTTCATGCCACTGGAGTTGGTGGCAGAGCTATGGAAGATCTTGTCAGAGAAGGCTTTATACAGGTACAATCATCATATAATGTTGCATTGTAGAATTTGAAAATGTTAACGTGCTTGCTTTCACATGTCAGCTTCTTTCTTCTATGGATCTGGGCCATCAGAATATTCATGTTTGCTGTTTGATAAGGCTTTATTGGCTGCCAGCCCTGCTTATAGGCTTAAGTGGCTAGCACATTTGTGGGCTTCATCTAACTTCCATTGGCTTTTTCTTGCATTTAAGATTTGGTTTATCTAACTATTTTTTTCTATTGGATGGATGTAGGGTGTCCTGGACATCACAACAACTGAAATTGCTGATCATATTGTTGGTGGTGTCATGGCTTGTGACGATACACGATTTGATGCCACAATAGAGAAAAAGGTCCCTTTAGTTCTTAGCGTAGGGGCCTTAGATATGGTTAACTTTGGAGCAAAACATACGATACCTTCCATCTTTCAACAAAGAAAGATCCATGTACACAACGAGCAGGTTTGAtctcactttcttcaagttcttatattttttatgagTAGTCCGCTGCTCCACTTTTGCAGATAGACAAGCTTGCTGGGTGCTTTCCTGTTtctgatttcttgatctgaaAAATTTTATCTCCACATGCATCTGCTGATGGTACCCTATCATATGAATATGAGTACCATTGAATCTGATTCATCTCCTGTTTGATGATTCTTTGGTTAAATGGAATTTTAGAATAATTGAAGGCCAAGGTTCCATCGCTCTGTTACAGAGTAAATTTGGTTGAATTTGTGTCAGACCATTTCTTTCTATAATGCTTGTTATATACCTTTTTATTTTCCCTTGCATGAGAGTATATGGTACAAGAGCACAAAAAAAAGAGCTTATCAAAAGGAGAAGCCAGTTTTTTTTCCTAAATAGAAAGCTAAGAGCTCAAGGTTCATGCATATAAAAGTTTGTAGGTGACTAATCGAGACATGTCCAGATAATATTTTCTGTCTTTTGTGATAGCTTAGCTTGAGAGAAAATTCACATTACTAGGTCTGTTAGAGGATGGGTAGATTAGTAAAGCGAGGGCTTCTCCTGTGATTTTGATGTTTGGAGGGGTTATATGGGAATTAAACACCATTAACCTTGTAAATGGGAAGTTTTATCAATTTTTCATGGTGATTCATTGCATGCATGCTGCTATCTTTTAAGAAGGCTTGGCTGATGTATGCTTAGAGATTGATTCCATTATTAATTCTGTTATATCTATAATCTGTTTCTGCTGGTCTAAACATCCAATGTTAATTGTTCTACTTACTAatcatctaaagaagaactaCACCTGATTATTCCAATCCTTAAGCTCATATGACCATTGGTTTTGTGTTGacaataatttattttagatgttAATGTTTCTCGTTCTTTGGAGGCGATTTTTGATCCTTAACCAGGCATTGAGAAGTGGAGCTAACAATGTCAACAATTTGCAGGTTTCTCTAATGCGAACTACCGTGGAAGAGAATAAGAAGTTTGCCAGGTTTATAGCTGAGAAAATGAATAAATCATCATCAAGGATTTGTGTTTGTTTGCCACAGAAGGGTGTTTCGGCTCTTGATGCACCTGGGAAGCCATTTCATGATCCCGAGGCCACATCTGCTCTTATAAATGAATTAGATAAACTTGTGGAGAAATGCGAAGAaagaaaggtttttttttttcaatatttaagtGAATGTTTCTGTACACCACACTTGCATGATCTTTGTTGCAAGTTTCATTCACAACCTGTATATGTATACCATCTCAAAATTAAATCGTTGTTTTAATAGGTGAAGATATTTCCACACCATATTAATGATCCCGAATTTGCAGACGCCTTGGTTAACTTATTCTTGGAGATGTATACCAATTTCTCTAGAAAGACAATTCCACGACAAAATGCTAGTTTTGAAGAGAGGCAAAGCATAAATAAGGAAAGAAGTACTTCAGATGACCAAGCCATTTGGCGAACTCCAATAGACTTTCCCGATGCGAAACCAGGTATTCAatgatcctcttttttttttttttaacatattcTGCATTCTTTGGTATTAGTTAGTCTCATGAAACATACTCAATATTACAACTTATAGTGGGTATTTATTTGCCAACTGCCCTGACAGAAACTTTGCAGAGGACACAGACAATACTACACCAGTTAAAGCAACAGATAAGTAAAGGTGTGCCTATAATAGGGGCTGGTGCTGGGACAGGCATATCTGCAAAGTTTGAAGAAGCAGGTGGCGTGGATCTGATAGTCTTGTACAACTCTGGACGGTTTCGGATGGCAGGAAGGGGTTCCTTAGCAGGATTATTGCCATTTGCAGATGCTAATGCAGTTGTTCTTGACATGGCCAGTGAAGTATTGCCTGTAAGTTCTCTGTTATTTTTGTGAAACTGAGGAAAAGGGTCTGCAGGCTGCTGGCACTTTTGCAGCTTAGCTGGAAATAGTtctattgaaatatttgaaaCAAATGGTTCACTTTCCATGCTTATATTTGCTATTTATAATGATAATCTGACATGTATAGGTGGTAAAAGGGGTGCCAGTTCTTGCTGGAGTATGTGCTACCGATCCATTTCGTCGAATGGATCACTTTCTAAAGCAGTTGGAAGCAACTGGATTTTCTGGGGTGCAGAATTTTCCAACAGTTGGACTGTTTGATGGTAACTTCCGCCAAAACCTAGAAGAGACAGGAATGGGCTATGGGTAGGCCACAAGATGTGTCGTAATTATGCACTTTTCTTGTGTTCATGCCATTATTACTAGCATTCTGCATTGGGCGGTATCTCCTAACCCAGTTTCTTATAGAGGGCTTTTTTTTATCTGCTAATTACCTGCACATTTGAGTATATCTCATTTCAAATGACAACAAGGGATTTTTTATCCATGGCTTCTGTCATGTTTATGTTAATAATTACCCTTGTAATCAGATGAAACCGCATTCACTTATCTCCCTAATGCTTTGTAATTCGGCTTTGTAATTCAAGTCACTTACTGCTTTTTTGGTGCCTTGCTAGCTTGGAGGTGGAAATGATACACAGAGCTCATAAAATAGGCTTCTTGACAACTCCATATGCGTTTAATCAAGACGAAGCTGTTGCAATGGCCAAAGCCGGCGCTAATATTATAGTGGCACATATGGGTCTAACAACATCCGGGTCTATTGGTGCAAAAACAGCTCTTTCCCTGGATGACTGTGTGCTTTGTGTTCAAGCTGTTGCAGATGCTGCAGTTGGAATAAATCCTAATATTATTGTTCTCTGCCATGGAGGTACTCTTCATAGATTCCTGAAAAAAAACAAACTTACagcataaaattataacaaaataGAACATTTTCAGGCAGTTGTGCTTTTAGCTGTTTCCTTTTtgctataattcatgtacataatgGTTTTCTTGAACCTTATATTGAAGTAAAGATATATGTTTATCATATTTCCTTAACTTTTTATAGTATTAGAAACCAGCTCTTATAAAATAAGTTTCCATTTTCGTTGATAAATCTTAAGAGTGGATGGACAAAAACAAGTCATGGGTCTATTTTTCCACATACAACTGATCTTTGATGTTGTAGATAGTGTGGATGAATTTACCTGATGTAAAATGCATTTATTTAAAAAGAACAATGGGTGCAACATTGATCCAGACTTGCCTTTGTTAGTTATTGGCACTATTTGAGACTTGGGTTTTGTTAGCTATTGGGACTATTTGAGAaaatgtatgtgatgcaagtagCATATGACTTCAATACGATCAATGCACAAACTAGTTTGATGGAAAAATTAGGGGAAAATGCTcgcataattatataaataatatgccAAAAGAGATATTCATGAAGTGTCTGCCTCTGGAAACACATGCCACAGGATAACTATTAATTATCTTTGGCATGCTAAAGCATGCCATCAAATTCATAAAGAAACAGGTTGAAGGCTGTCATTTTGATTGGAAAAAAAATCATCTTCAGTTAGATGTATTGAACCATAATTTAGAAGCCATGATTGCTCTAGATTCTGTCACCGGGCCAGAAAATACTCCTGTTTTGGATTGGGCATTTTACAAAAGTGACTGCACATTTTTATATTTGCTGGAACGCCTcccctcttcctttttttttctttttttgtggaGCCGGCTACTTTTCAACTTTTCCGACTGAATTGCCTATGGTCTCATATTATGCAGGCATATCTGAGAGGATATGGTGCACATATCTAGAATAACCAATCAATGTGCACATTTAGGTCAAGCAAGTTTAGCAAGTTGTTCACATATAAAATAACTAGGTTCACAATTTGAACTATATCTGACCATCTAGATACATAGGTAGACAATTCATGGTAGTGCAATGCACATATTAGGCTAAGTAGTGCGCATACATTCATCAATGCACAAAATGTGGGTCAGTATATACATCTTAAGGGTGCACACTTTTTGCCAACTAATGTACATATTATAGAGTGCAAAATTTGATTATCAGATGTGTATACTCATGCAGTTGGGTCATGGGTATTTTggttagaaaattaaaaattggccAATTtcacaaatttttaaaaaagggCTGATGTTACAATATAAAAATGTGAGCGAGCATTTTTGCAAAATGCCCCTGGCTTTTTGCAATTTATATTGTCCTATCAAATGTTGTGGGATGGCTTGGTGTCTATCTTTCCTCTCTGACTGGTTGTGGAGATAACAGCTTAACCAAATTTGAAGTTTCAGAGACTAACACATGATGGACATCAATTCAAAAGAGATTGGAATGAAATGCAAAAGCTTCATTGAAAAGAAATctcagaaatcatattatgagaaACTTCTCTTTGATCAAGCAACAAGAAGTATCTGTCCATCAGGTCAATAATTATGTATGAGCttctttaatttaatttatttcaagTATTGGGAAATGATTCGTTGAGCATCCATGTCAATGCAACACAGTTTTGTCGAGATGCAACTATGTAGTGCTGATGTACCATGTCTTGGATATTTCTATAGTAAAAAAAATAGGGGTTTTTGAGCTGTGGCAATTGCAAGAAGCTTCTTTCTAGCTCTTATTCAGATAAGCTTTTCTTGCAAACGTACCGTTGGAAGGGATTGCTAAGTGTGTATTCTGATTTTTTCTTCAGGTCCTATCTCTGGTCCTCGAGAAGCTGAATTCATTCTAAAGAGTACCAAGGGGGTTCATGGGTTTTATGGTGCATCTAGCTTGGAGAGGCTGCCAGTTGAGCAAGCTATTACAAACACTGTCAAGCAGTATAAATGCATTTCCATAAAGAGAGATTAAATCCGTTTTGCACTAAATTTCTTGATTGTATCCCTTATCTGTAAGGCTGTGTGTATTTCCATATCGTAACATGGAAAACCTTTTATTTGACGT
This genomic window from Elaeis guineensis isolate ETL-2024a chromosome 13, EG11, whole genome shotgun sequence contains:
- the LOC105035506 gene encoding toMV susceptible protein tm-1(GCR26), which produces MGEVKKVFCIGTADTKLEELRFLSERIRSDLITVSKGSSFKVQVSVIDVSTDKKKIASLEDISFVSREDVLSCYFGIEGHSPYKLPDDRGEAIAIMSKALRCFLKKAHEDGILVGAIGLGGSGGTSLIAPALRSLPLGVPKLIVSTVASGQTEPYIGTSDLTLFPSVVDICGVNNVSRVVLSNAGAAAAGMVIRKLLISDDPSEMTKKPTVGITMFGVTTPCVSAVRERLMKHGFETLVFHATGVGGRAMEDLVREGFIQGVLDITTTEIADHIVGGVMACDDTRFDATIEKKVPLVLSVGALDMVNFGAKHTIPSIFQQRKIHVHNEQVSLMRTTVEENKKFARFIAEKMNKSSSRICVCLPQKGVSALDAPGKPFHDPEATSALINELDKLVEKCEERKVKIFPHHINDPEFADALVNLFLEMYTNFSRKTIPRQNASFEERQSINKERSTSDDQAIWRTPIDFPDAKPETLQRTQTILHQLKQQISKGVPIIGAGAGTGISAKFEEAGGVDLIVLYNSGRFRMAGRGSLAGLLPFADANAVVLDMASEVLPVVKGVPVLAGVCATDPFRRMDHFLKQLEATGFSGVQNFPTVGLFDGNFRQNLEETGMGYGLEVEMIHRAHKIGFLTTPYAFNQDEAVAMAKAGANIIVAHMGLTTSGSIGAKTALSLDDCVLCVQAVADAAVGINPNIIVLCHGGPISGPREAEFILKSTKGVHGFYGASSLERLPVEQAITNTVKQYKCISIKRD